The following are encoded together in the Bos javanicus breed banteng chromosome X, ARS-OSU_banteng_1.0, whole genome shotgun sequence genome:
- the RAB9A gene encoding ras-related protein Rab-9A — MAGKSSLFKVILLGDGGVGKSSLMNRYVTNKFDAQLFHTIGVEFLNKDLEVDGHFVTMQIWDTAGQERFRSLRTPFYRGSDCCLLTFSVDDSQSFQNLSNWKKEFIYYADVKEPESFPFVILGNKVDISERQVSAEEAQAWCRDNGDYPYFETSAKDATNVAAAFEEAVRRVLATEDRSDPLIQTDTVRLHRKPKPSSSCCGS; from the coding sequence ATGGCAGGAAAATCATCGCTTTTCAAAGTCATTCTCCTTGGAGATGGTGGTGTTGGGAAGAGTTCTCTAATGAACAGATATGTGACTAATAAGTTTGATGCCCAGCTCTTCCATACAATAGGTGTggagtttttaaataaagatttggAGGTGGATGGACACTTTGTCACCATGCAGATCTGGGACACGGCTGGTCAAGAGCGCTTCAGAAGCCTGAGGACACCATTCTACAGAGGTTCTGACTGTTGCCTGCTTACCTTTAGTGTCGATGATTCTCAGAGCTTCCAGAATTTGAGTAACTGGAAGAAAGAATTCATATATTACGCAGATGTGAAAGAGCCCGAAAGCTTTCCTTTTGTGATTCTGGGCAACAAGGTTGACATCAGCGAGCGGCAAGTGTCTGCAGAAGAAGCCCAAGCCTGGTGCCGGGACAACGGCGACTATCCCTACTTTGAAACGAGTGCAAAAGATGCCACGAATGTCGCCGCAGCCTTTGAGGAAGCAGTTCGAAGAGTGCTCGCTACCGAGGATAGGTCGGATCCCTTGATTCAGACAGACACGGTCCGTCTGCACCGGAAGCCCAAGCCCAGCTCGTCTTGCTGTGGAAGTTAG